The Flavobacterium galactosidilyticum nucleotide sequence TATTCATTATTTGCGGTGCTTTTGTAACGCGCTATATCAGTTATGAAGGAATGATGCCAATACGTGAAGGCGCTTCGGAAAATCAAATTTTTTCGGAAAAAACTTTTTTAACTGTTTTTGCCGATGGAGAGTATAAAGGAGAAATGAAGCGTAGAACTTTTGAAAAACCACTACTACTTTCTCCAGCTACCAATAATAATTTTAGTATGTCTGAAAATTTTGCAGACACTAAGTTTGAAGTGGAATATGGAAATTTCATTATGGGAGCCAAAGAATATATCAAACCAGATCCTAAAGGAATTCTATATTTAAAAATTGTAGAAGCTGGTGATGGCGGACGTCATGAGCATTTTTTGAAAGAGGGAGAAGTGCAAAATATCCATAACGTATTATTTTCTTTAAATAAATTTACGGATGGCGCTATTAATATAACAACGACTGGGACTGCATATACTATTCAAACCCCTTTTGAAGGAAACTTTATGCGAATGGCAGATAAGTTAGAAGGTGCAGTGACTAAGGATAATGTTCAGCCATTGATGATGCGTTCGCTATACAGCATTGGCGAAATGCGATTTGTATTTCCTGATCAAGCCGTCAAAGGTATTATGGATTATGAATCAGATAATGATTATAAAGCAAAAACGCACGAAGATGCTTTAGTTGTAAAATTAAAAGCAGATGGTCAAGAAAAAATAGTAACAGTTGTAGGCTCTAAGGGAAAAATTGGGGAGCCAAAAACTGTTAAAATTGGTAACATTGATTATACATTTTCTTACGGAAGTAAAGCCTACATATTACCATTCAAAATAAAATTAAATGATTTTATTGCCGATAAATATCCGGGAACTGAAAAAAGTTACTCTTCTTTTGAAAGTAAAGTAACGGTTGAGGATGAAAAACCATTTGACGCTAGAATATTTATGAATAATGTATTAGATCACAAAGGATATCGTTTTTTTCAATCGGGATTTGATCCTGACGAGAAAGGAACAATATTATCTGTCAATCATGATTTCTGGGGAACTGCCTTGACTTACATAGGCTATTTTCTGTTGTATTTCGCTATGATGGCCATCATGTTTACAAAGCATTCTCGTTTTGCTGATGTAAAACGCAGATTGGAAATTGTTAAAATGAAAAAGGCAAAATTACTTACCTTACTATTGCTAGTATTTAGTGTGAGTGGTTTTGCGCAGGAAGCAGAACATGATCATTCGTCTCATGCAGGAAAGCCACATCCTGAGGCTGGAGCATCTGCAACGCACGATAATCATTCTGAGAAACCATTGAGTCAAGATCAACTTAATAGTTTAATTGAAAAATTTAAAGTGCCAGAAGCGCATGCATCAAAATTTGGTCGTCTTGTAATTCAAGATGGAGGCGGTAGAATGAAGCCTATTAATACATTCTCTTCAGAACTATTGAGAAAGGTAAGTCATGAAAATTCGTATAAAGGAATGAATTCAGATCAAGTATTTTTGTCGATGACGCAATACGGAAGTTACTGGATCCAAATTCCAATTATTTACATGAAAAGTGGAAATGATAGTATCAGAAAGATTATTGGGGTGGACAAAGCTGCTCAATATGCTCCTTTCGTTTCGTTTTTTGATGATAAAGGGAATTACAAATTATCTAAATATTTAGAAGAAGCATTTAAATCAGCAAATCCGAACCAATTTGAAAAGGATTTTATTGAAACGGATAAAAAAGTAAACTTAATGGAATCTGCTTTGAGCGGACGTATATTAAAGATCTTTCCAATTCCGGATGACAAAAATAATAAATGGGTATCCTATCTAGAGCTAAATGAAGCAGGTTTGAAAGGGATGGAAGAAACCTACGCTCGAAATGTGTTGCCACTTTATTTTGGTTCTTTGGCAAATGCATCTACTTCTAAAGATTATAAAACGGCTGATGAATTATTAGAGAGTATAAACGGATTCCAAAAACGTTTTGGTAGTAAAGTAAGGCCAAGCGAGGAAAAAATTACCTCAGAAGTATTGTATAATAAATATGATGTGTTTCAAAAATTACCGTATTGGTATATTTTTGCCGCAATTTTAATGTTGTTTTTTACAATTTTGAAAATATTTAAGGAAAGAAAATCACTAAATTTTTTAGTGAATTTCATGCATGTCGTGATTCTTGTTTTATTTATTCTTCATACAGGAGGGTTAATAGCGAGATGGTATATCTCTGGTCACGCACCATGGAGTAACGCTTATGAGTCTATTATTTATGTGGCGTGGGCAACTATGTTCTTTGGATTAGCTTTCGATATTAAATCAAAACTTACAGTAGCTTCATCAGCATTTGTAACTGCGATGATATTAGCCGCAGCATATATGAACTGGATTGATCCTGAAATAGCAAACTTACAACCGGTACTTAATTCGTATTGGTTAATGATTCACGTTGCAGTAATTGTTGCTAGTTATGGTCCATTTGCATTAGGTATGATATTAGGATTCGTTTCGCTATTGTTAATTTTCTTTACCAATGAAAAAAACAAAACCAAAATGGATTTGAATATTCAAGAGATTACTTATATCAACGAACTAGCATTGACTATTGGTTTGATAATGTTGACTATTGGAAACTTCTTAGGAGGGCAATGGGCAAACGAAAGTTGGGGACGTTATTGGGGTTGGGACCCAAAGGAAACTTGGGCGTTAATTAGTATCATGGTGTATGCTTTTGTGATTCATGCTCGCTTTGTACCATCTTTGCGTGGCAAATGGTTTTTTAACTTGATGAGTATGTTTGCTTTTATATCAATTTTGTTTACCTATTATGGAGTAAACTTTCACTTAGTAGGATTGCACTCGTACGCAAGTGGTGAAGCACATTCTTTAAATTGGATTTGGTATTCACTGGGAGCTATTTTATTTATTGGAGCGATAACGTATCCTAAGTATAAAAAATATTACAAGAAATAAACAGTCTTGTTTTAATTAGAAAAGGTTCAATTTAACGGTTGGACCTTTTTTGCGTTTGATAAGTTGCAATATTTAACAGAGCGAGTTGTATCTAAAATGCTTTTTTTTACGTTAGTTTACTCCATTTGTCCTGCTGGATCCCTATTAAACTTTACGAATATCGTAGTTGAGACGCTTCCACCGTGACAAAATAAATGTTGGGAAATAAGTCCTTTAGCTATTATCAATTTTTTAGACTACTAATTATATAAAAAAAAGGTTCAACATTACTGTAGAACCTTTCTCTCAATAATTATAAATAAAATACTATTTAAACTTTTCCTAAAGTGTATAGTTGTTCCATTGTAGGAGTTAAACTTCCACCCGCAGGCTCTAAGGTAATTCCGAAAGCTTCTGCTTGATCCGCGCTATTTACTGCAAATAATTTTTGATCATTTGCATCAAAGTTGTCTAACAAACCGATACTGGTTGGCGTTAAAGGATTCAATTTAAGAGCCCAAACTTGATACACCATTCCTTGTGGAGGCTCGGGTAAACCAGCAGCATCAATGTAAACTACTTTTGTATCTTGATTCCAATACACTTTTGCAGACGATTCTGGAGCAACAGCTTGTCCGCCAAGAACTACAACTGTATTCTTTGTATCTCTAACAACTGCTAAACTCGTTTCGCTAGCTGCGTTTTTAAGTTCCAACACTTTAATATCTTTCTCTAGTTTTGCTTTTTCGATAGTAGAACTTTGAACTACTTGATTCGTTACAAATTGATTTTGGTTGTATTGATAACCAATACCAGCCAATAAAAGAACTGCTGCAGCCCATCCAATATATTGAGACCAATTTCTCTTTGGTTCTAACTCAATCACTTTTGGATTATGCTTAAGCGCTAATTTCTCCTTAATTTTTTCATAATTCGCAACAGAATGGAACGGAGAAAAACTCGATGATAAAGCTACAATAGCTTTTTCTATAGCGATAATTTCAGCGTTTATTTGCGGATTATTTTTTGCCATAAGAGCAACTTCTTCGTTTTCAGTTTCATTAAGTAAACCGTAAACATAGAGTTCTAAGACACCTGATTCTATATATTCTTGTGTTTCCATTATACTTTCAAATAATTTCGTAGATCGTTAATACAATTTCTATTTTGAGTTTTCACTGTTCCTAAAGGAATCGCCAACTCGTCCGAAGCTTCCTGCTGGGTATAGCCTTTAAAAAACAGTAAATCTATTATTTGAATACATTTTGGTTTCAGTCTTTTTACAAATTCCTGTAAACCTATCGTATCCACTTTGTCAGCCAGTTTCGAACTGTCTTCAAAGTAATTTACGAAATTATCAGAAGAAAGGTTTTTTTGACTGTTATTAAAATTCTTAGAACGCAGTTTATCGATAGAAGTATTTCTGGCAATATTAAGAATCCACGTGTAGAATCGACCTTTGCTTTCATGATACGAATCGATGTTTTTCCAAATCTTTACAAATACGTCTTGAAGCACATCTTCTGCTTCCTCTCTATTTTTTACCAAAACATTTATAACCGAGAATAAACTCTTAGAGTACATATCATATAGAAATGTAAATGCTCTTTCGTCTTTTTTGTAAATTAATACTAATAATTCTTCCTGACTCATATATTTTAATTTTACTAATGCAAACTTATACATTCTAAATAACAAATAGTTAAATAAATGTTCATTCCTGATGATTTTGCGCTTCAGAACTTGTATTTCAATACTATTTTGCTTTTTATTCCTAAATAAAATGTAGAATTATGATTTTATTTCTGCCTTAGGCAAAGGTTGTTTTAATACACATTTTAAGAGTATTAGCACTCTGAGAAGTAATATACCAAAATGAGCTAAATTATAGTAATGAAGCTCAAGCTGCAGCAATAGGTAATTTGCTTCGAAATTTAAAATTAGCTATTTTTCTATTAAAAATTATGATGCATTTTTTATTTTCAGAAGCCTACCAGAAACTTATTACTAGAGTTTTTTTCTGGTAGGTTTTTTAGTTCACTCGTTAACAATTGATGTATTTTTGGCGCTATAGGTTTTAGTTCGTAGTATTTATTCTATAAAATAGATAAGTTCTAAACGATAATTATATTGTTTAACTAATTAGAATTATTCAAGGAGTAGTTTTAAGCACAAAAAAAGTATGTTATGAGGATGAACAAAGTATCTAAAAACGGATTAGCCTTTCTAATCTTAATTTTTTCTGGTTTTCTTTTTTCTTTCATTAATTTTAATTCTCCGTCGATAGATGATGCATCTAAAGAAAAAGAGTTGAAAGAGTATTGGTCTAATAAATATAAAGCTTCTAGTTGGTACTTAGATATGAAAAGTGCTGCACCTAATTTTTATGAAATTAGAGATGAGTTTAATGAATACTTTAAACACAACACTTTTATAGTTACTCAAGAAGTTAAACAATACAAACGATTTGCGCATGAATATTTCCCTAATATTGACGCTGATGGCAACTATATTGATCCATCTCTTTCTGCTGTAAAAGCGATAAATTCTGCTAAAAAATCAGTTGCGGGTAACCCGTGGAAACAAATATTTTTAAAGTGGAATACAACGCAAGATAATGGCGGTACAGGAGTTTTAAGATCTATTAGAATCGACCCAAGTAATTCCAATGCAATTTTAGCTGGTGCTGCAACAGCTGGCATTTGGCAAACAATGGATAGTGGAAAAAATTGGGCGTTTGTTTCTGGAGGTGTTCCTGAAGTAGAGTGGGTAAATGAAATTATTTACAGTAAAAAAGATCATAAGATTGTTTATGCCAATACAAATATGGGAGTGGTTAAATCTACTGATGGTGGAAAAAGCTGGAGTTATACGGCGCTTAAGAAAACGTTCCCCGATACATTTGGTTCGCTTATGTGGTTAGATTTAACAAGTACAAGCAATGATATTGTGTACGCAACTACCGAAGAAAAAGGAAAATATAAAATTTTGAAATCAGTCGACGGTGGTAAATCTTGGATAGAGAAGTACCAAACCAATAAACGCATTTGGGATATGCGTGTTAAGTTAGATGATGCTAATGTGGTTTATATTTTAGAAGAATCTTCTAAAACAGATTGGATAAATTTCAAAAAATCAACAGATAGTGGAGTAAGTTTTACCTCCGTTAATAATGGATATCCTGCTGACCATACTACTAAATCACATCGTGGAAGAATAGGTACAACGCCTGCAAACAATAATGTAGTTTATGTAGTAATAGGTTATAATGGTGGCGATGCTAATGATAAAATATCATTTTTCAAATCTTCTGATGCTGGTCGTTCATTTATTAAAAAGAATAACCTTGACATTAAAGAACCGCTAGTCAATGCTATGGGACCAAAGGATTTTTTGAGTGGAACTTGTCATCTTGCACAGTTAACTTGGAATCTAGCTTTTACAGTATCAGAA carries:
- the ccsA gene encoding cytochrome c biogenesis protein CcsA is translated as MDKKLFSFLFSTRLMALLFVGYAVAMATGTFIESKYNTDTAKILIYNSWWFEAIHVFFLINFIGNIKRYQLLKKEKWATLILHLSFVFIICGAFVTRYISYEGMMPIREGASENQIFSEKTFLTVFADGEYKGEMKRRTFEKPLLLSPATNNNFSMSENFADTKFEVEYGNFIMGAKEYIKPDPKGILYLKIVEAGDGGRHEHFLKEGEVQNIHNVLFSLNKFTDGAINITTTGTAYTIQTPFEGNFMRMADKLEGAVTKDNVQPLMMRSLYSIGEMRFVFPDQAVKGIMDYESDNDYKAKTHEDALVVKLKADGQEKIVTVVGSKGKIGEPKTVKIGNIDYTFSYGSKAYILPFKIKLNDFIADKYPGTEKSYSSFESKVTVEDEKPFDARIFMNNVLDHKGYRFFQSGFDPDEKGTILSVNHDFWGTALTYIGYFLLYFAMMAIMFTKHSRFADVKRRLEIVKMKKAKLLTLLLLVFSVSGFAQEAEHDHSSHAGKPHPEAGASATHDNHSEKPLSQDQLNSLIEKFKVPEAHASKFGRLVIQDGGGRMKPINTFSSELLRKVSHENSYKGMNSDQVFLSMTQYGSYWIQIPIIYMKSGNDSIRKIIGVDKAAQYAPFVSFFDDKGNYKLSKYLEEAFKSANPNQFEKDFIETDKKVNLMESALSGRILKIFPIPDDKNNKWVSYLELNEAGLKGMEETYARNVLPLYFGSLANASTSKDYKTADELLESINGFQKRFGSKVRPSEEKITSEVLYNKYDVFQKLPYWYIFAAILMLFFTILKIFKERKSLNFLVNFMHVVILVLFILHTGGLIARWYISGHAPWSNAYESIIYVAWATMFFGLAFDIKSKLTVASSAFVTAMILAAAYMNWIDPEIANLQPVLNSYWLMIHVAVIVASYGPFALGMILGFVSLLLIFFTNEKNKTKMDLNIQEITYINELALTIGLIMLTIGNFLGGQWANESWGRYWGWDPKETWALISIMVYAFVIHARFVPSLRGKWFFNLMSMFAFISILFTYYGVNFHLVGLHSYASGEAHSLNWIWYSLGAILFIGAITYPKYKKYYKK
- a CDS encoding anti-sigma factor, whose translation is METQEYIESGVLELYVYGLLNETENEEVALMAKNNPQINAEIIAIEKAIVALSSSFSPFHSVANYEKIKEKLALKHNPKVIELEPKRNWSQYIGWAAAVLLLAGIGYQYNQNQFVTNQVVQSSTIEKAKLEKDIKVLELKNAASETSLAVVRDTKNTVVVLGGQAVAPESSAKVYWNQDTKVVYIDAAGLPEPPQGMVYQVWALKLNPLTPTSIGLLDNFDANDQKLFAVNSADQAEAFGITLEPAGGSLTPTMEQLYTLGKV
- a CDS encoding RNA polymerase sigma factor: MSQEELLVLIYKKDERAFTFLYDMYSKSLFSVINVLVKNREEAEDVLQDVFVKIWKNIDSYHESKGRFYTWILNIARNTSIDKLRSKNFNNSQKNLSSDNFVNYFEDSSKLADKVDTIGLQEFVKRLKPKCIQIIDLLFFKGYTQQEASDELAIPLGTVKTQNRNCINDLRNYLKV